A stretch of Paenibacillus sp. URB8-2 DNA encodes these proteins:
- a CDS encoding ATP-binding protein has product MNELKIPKRMTTALVNSLTAGVVPRIGLEHIAVGRRAEIESILRDLDNIAEGGAAFKLITGKYGSGKSFLLQMIRNYAMDRGFAVADADLSPERRLVGTKGQGLATYKELMSHLSTRTRPDGGALEVILQKWISSLQQKIMQERGMDPGHPAFAGEVEKEIFAVASDMRSLVHGFDFAKVLAAYWNGHKLGDEDLKQEALRWLRGEFATRTESRKALGVGVIIDDDNWYDYMKLWAEFSAAIGYKGLLLFIDEGVNLYKITNSVSRQSNYEKLLTMFNDTMQGKAEHLGIFLGGTPQFVEDHRRGLFSYEALRSRLVAGRYGFAAPNNFSGPIIPLDMLSSEEILVLLQRLRDIHSLHYGYPSALTDDQLVHFMEEASSRLGADELLTPRELVRDFMDLLHTLHGSPETSFESLVGERTAAGKSESGKDTMDDLLAEFEL; this is encoded by the coding sequence ATGAATGAACTGAAAATACCGAAACGAATGACGACGGCGCTCGTCAACTCGCTGACGGCGGGCGTTGTCCCGCGCATTGGACTGGAGCATATCGCCGTCGGACGCCGCGCGGAGATCGAATCAATCTTGCGCGATCTTGACAACATTGCCGAAGGTGGCGCGGCCTTTAAGCTGATTACGGGCAAATACGGCAGCGGCAAAAGCTTTTTGCTCCAGATGATCCGCAATTACGCAATGGACCGCGGGTTCGCGGTCGCCGACGCCGATCTGTCGCCCGAGCGAAGACTGGTCGGCACCAAAGGACAGGGCTTGGCCACCTACAAGGAGCTGATGAGCCACTTGTCCACCCGCACCCGTCCGGACGGAGGAGCGCTGGAAGTCATCCTTCAGAAATGGATATCCTCGCTGCAGCAGAAGATTATGCAGGAACGGGGTATGGATCCCGGACATCCTGCTTTTGCCGGAGAGGTCGAGAAGGAGATTTTTGCCGTCGCCTCCGATATGCGGAGTCTCGTGCATGGCTTTGACTTCGCTAAAGTGCTTGCGGCTTATTGGAACGGCCACAAGCTTGGGGACGAGGATTTGAAGCAGGAGGCGCTGCGCTGGCTGCGCGGCGAATTCGCGACACGCACGGAATCCCGGAAGGCGCTGGGTGTCGGGGTCATTATCGATGACGACAACTGGTACGATTATATGAAGCTGTGGGCGGAATTTTCCGCGGCCATCGGCTACAAGGGGCTGCTGCTGTTCATCGATGAAGGCGTCAATTTGTATAAAATTACAAACAGCGTCTCCAGACAGAGCAACTATGAAAAGCTGCTGACCATGTTCAACGACACGATGCAGGGCAAGGCGGAGCATCTCGGGATTTTTCTTGGCGGAACACCGCAGTTTGTCGAGGATCACCGGCGGGGACTGTTCAGCTATGAGGCGCTGCGGTCCAGGCTAGTGGCCGGACGGTACGGCTTCGCCGCTCCGAATAATTTCTCGGGGCCGATTATTCCGCTCGACATGCTGTCTTCCGAGGAGATTCTCGTACTGCTGCAAAGACTTCGGGATATTCATTCGCTGCATTACGGCTATCCGTCCGCGTTGACCGACGACCAGCTTGTTCATTTTATGGAGGAAGCCTCTTCCAGGCTGGGCGCAGACGAACTTCTGACGCCCCGCGAGCTGGTGCGCGATTTCATGGACCTGCTGCATACGCTGCACGGCAGTCCGGAGACTTCATTCGAAAGCCTGGTCGGAGAACGGACAGCAGCCGGCAAATCCGAAAGCGGCAAGGATACGATGGACGATCTATTGGCGGAGTTTGAGCTATGA